The Mucilaginibacter terrenus genome has a segment encoding these proteins:
- a CDS encoding T9SS type B sorting domain-containing protein — translation MSNYFSDFLNAGRISLVLLLSIVQMSVYAEGSKELTANGGNRAYLLSTLSINPSYPYPTLGTMKVYVKVGEAICLGSSAQGIGAGTIRLRAPDGNTYNSGSSKTRGYLGTRSQEVAGPLPNAGGYIPFIVPVSPGQEGIWEIDFISPTNGVEVNGNPPAIATGTNWVQPNSQYIAAFDVSVRNAGNTAFLSGRVFTNVLIGILGTFNVGFNAVLNVLTKDGYNYTLDNNGQAGNGFTFFANNKGFRNADGRPSYKSLNSTTVGVNVYDPSLEDTPSDITHKIFFNTPAADLPASAPTPSGTTWLVNLPVTPSITNVAFTGADGTPGIAGTVMAGGRINFTATANGTYKISIDVNQNGKFDDGSDRLFTGSVTAGNNQVSWDGLDGRGELLPASAGNYSINVTATLFAAEVHFPFFDVERNTNGVKLARINGSGSPDNTIYWDDSPITVVGVPSNPVVNLSGLSSLTNGHKWGGTAANSNDDNDFGNNKSIDTWAYVINSGLAATINIRVQTPDPSGLIKVPNIITPNGDGKNDVFEVKGISSFPGSRLLIFNRWGNEVYKSEDYSNNWDASGLAEGTYYYLLELKTGAAKPTAYKGWLYINRK, via the coding sequence ATGAGCAACTATTTTTCCGACTTCTTAAATGCGGGGCGTATTAGTCTAGTGTTGCTATTATCAATAGTGCAGATGTCCGTTTACGCCGAGGGGAGTAAAGAGCTAACTGCAAATGGCGGCAATCGTGCTTATCTTCTGTCTACGCTTAGTATAAACCCCTCGTACCCTTATCCTACGTTAGGCACAATGAAGGTCTACGTAAAGGTGGGTGAAGCTATTTGCCTGGGCTCCAGTGCCCAAGGTATCGGCGCAGGAACCATCAGGTTACGTGCGCCGGACGGAAACACCTACAACAGCGGTTCATCAAAAACTAGAGGTTACCTGGGAACCCGAAGCCAGGAGGTGGCCGGTCCGCTGCCAAATGCAGGAGGTTACATTCCGTTTATAGTTCCTGTATCCCCGGGACAGGAGGGGATATGGGAAATCGATTTCATCTCTCCCACGAACGGAGTTGAAGTAAACGGTAACCCTCCAGCAATAGCCACAGGAACTAACTGGGTACAGCCAAACAGCCAGTATATAGCTGCTTTTGATGTATCCGTACGAAACGCGGGCAATACCGCATTCCTCAGCGGACGTGTATTTACCAATGTGCTCATTGGCATCTTAGGCACATTTAACGTAGGTTTTAATGCCGTATTAAATGTGCTTACCAAAGACGGATACAATTACACGTTGGATAATAATGGACAAGCAGGTAACGGTTTTACTTTTTTTGCAAACAATAAGGGCTTTCGTAACGCTGATGGCAGGCCATCCTACAAAAGCTTAAACAGTACAACAGTGGGGGTGAACGTGTATGATCCATCACTAGAGGATACACCATCTGACATAACGCACAAGATATTCTTTAACACGCCGGCGGCTGATCTTCCTGCATCAGCACCCACACCCTCCGGAACCACGTGGCTAGTGAACCTTCCTGTGACGCCCTCTATAACCAATGTTGCCTTTACAGGTGCCGATGGTACGCCCGGCATAGCGGGGACAGTAATGGCTGGTGGGCGTATAAACTTTACTGCCACTGCTAACGGCACTTATAAAATATCAATAGATGTAAACCAAAACGGAAAGTTTGACGATGGCTCCGACCGACTGTTTACAGGATCAGTTACCGCAGGCAATAACCAGGTAAGTTGGGACGGGCTGGACGGGCGTGGTGAACTGCTGCCGGCAAGTGCAGGCAATTACAGCATTAATGTAACAGCTACCTTGTTTGCGGCTGAAGTACACTTCCCCTTCTTTGATGTTGAACGGAACACAAACGGTGTAAAGCTAGCCCGTATAAATGGATCAGGGTCGCCCGATAACACCATCTATTGGGACGATAGTCCGATAACGGTTGTTGGTGTGCCATCTAATCCGGTAGTTAACCTCTCAGGCTTAAGCAGCCTCACCAACGGGCATAAATGGGGAGGCACTGCAGCAAACAGTAACGATGATAACGATTTTGGAAACAACAAAAGCATTGATACCTGGGCATACGTTATTAATTCAGGTTTGGCGGCAACAATCAACATCAGGGTACAAACGCCCGATCCCTCCGGACTAATTAAAGTCCCCAACATTATTACCCCAAATGGAGATGGAAAGAACGACGTATTTGAAGTTAAAGGAATATCGAGTTTCCCCGGAAGCCGTTTGCTGATATTTAACAGATGGGGAAACGAGGTTTACAAATCTGAAGACTACAGCAACAACTGGGATGCTAGCGGTTTAGCCGAAGGTACTTACTATTACCTGCTTGAACTAAAAACAGGCGCTGCCAAGCCTACTGCTTACAAAGGCTGGCTATATATCAACCGCAAGTAG
- a CDS encoding PorP/SprF family type IX secretion system membrane protein: MRLSKTYKLLIFLLFTSVYGRAQQTVQFSQYMFNGLVVNPAYAGYKEDWTLNLSNRLQWSGIDGAPKTSTISIDGVLDPETKKAALGFLVTNDRLGPENNSAFYANYAYRLQLNDEDTKRLSFGFGAGLVQYRIDASKFDPIDGGDGSITANEKTLMTDFRLGAYYTTPNFYAGGSVLNLFSNAISGANTQVINPVAHMYLTTGAMLPLSPTIDLKPSIMFKEDFKGTAGLDITSYVLFDKRFWLGASYNTGVRFSKPANSSGLDKSNTVTAIAQVSISNFLRFGYSFDFSTSALANYQSGTHEVSLSLSFRRKRPKILSPRFF; the protein is encoded by the coding sequence ATGAGGCTGTCAAAAACATACAAACTGTTGATATTCCTGCTATTTACATCCGTTTATGGGCGTGCACAGCAGACGGTGCAGTTTAGCCAATATATGTTCAACGGACTGGTGGTAAACCCTGCTTATGCAGGTTATAAAGAAGACTGGACACTTAACCTAAGCAACCGCCTGCAATGGTCGGGAATAGATGGTGCGCCAAAGACCAGCACAATTTCCATTGATGGTGTGCTTGATCCGGAAACCAAGAAAGCTGCTCTTGGTTTCCTGGTGACGAATGACCGGCTGGGTCCTGAAAACAACAGCGCCTTCTACGCCAACTATGCTTACAGGCTGCAGCTTAATGATGAGGATACCAAGCGGCTAAGCTTTGGATTTGGAGCCGGGTTGGTTCAATACCGGATAGACGCCTCAAAATTCGACCCGATTGATGGTGGCGACGGTAGCATTACTGCCAATGAGAAAACACTGATGACGGACTTTAGATTAGGCGCTTATTACACAACTCCTAATTTCTATGCCGGCGGCTCTGTACTCAACTTATTTTCCAACGCTATATCAGGTGCAAATACACAGGTTATAAACCCGGTAGCCCACATGTATTTAACCACCGGTGCTATGCTGCCGCTTAGCCCAACCATTGATCTTAAGCCTTCTATTATGTTTAAAGAGGACTTTAAAGGTACCGCGGGACTGGACATTACCAGCTATGTTTTATTTGACAAAAGATTTTGGCTTGGTGCGTCGTACAACACCGGAGTAAGATTTTCTAAACCTGCTAATTCTTCAGGGTTAGACAAAAGCAACACCGTTACTGCAATAGCACAAGTTAGTATCAGTAATTTTTTACGATTTGGCTACTCTTTTGACTTTAGTACCAGTGCACTTGCAAATTATCAAAGCGGAACGCACGAGGTATCGTTAAGCCTGTCGTTCAGGCGCAAACGACCTAAGATACTTAGCCCCAGGTTTTTTTAA
- a CDS encoding OmpA family protein — protein MKSILVTILLLSVCCFSYAQEQPGKKQIADKFFEREEYAKAAEMYLDLTNKANPDYRVIERLADCYRLMNDSRSAEQWYASAIAYDKAAAINIYYYAEALLQNKKLKEAKVQYQAYFAQVNDPERLKFKLATCDSAEKWMTVPVKGFALKLEKGLSTVYSDWGATTYGKNDIVFTSDRVSGYEGLKEIDKRTGNSYLKLYLVKNDSIALLPLRTKDSRVFNGDYHVGPAVFNNNADTSWITITTTVAAGKLAVDKRPRKSSQRLYTRRLQLIMATKSNGVWGRFKAFAYNNVSSYSVGHAALSPNGNLLYFTSDMPGGEGGTDIWFCEKQADGSWGKPINCGKAINTRYDEAFPVVKGSDTLTFASKGLPGMGGFDIFFSKGEMADWDTPHNYRYPVNSTSDDFYLLTHNGSEGYLSSNRKGGMGSDDIYSFNYNVPSLVTAAKPIPDEARGIDSKPPQAINVVIYYDLDKANIRADAAAQLDKLAEVLKRFATLKIKLAAYTDARASAGYNINLSRSRALAALEYLASKGIDRERMRASWNGEENLVNNCPDGVVCPETAQQLNRRTEISIDNK, from the coding sequence ATGAAGAGTATACTTGTTACCATATTGTTGCTTAGCGTTTGCTGCTTCAGCTATGCACAGGAACAGCCGGGCAAAAAACAAATAGCAGATAAGTTTTTTGAAAGGGAGGAGTATGCAAAAGCGGCAGAGATGTACCTCGATCTTACCAATAAAGCAAATCCGGATTATAGAGTGATAGAGCGTTTAGCAGACTGTTACCGTCTGATGAATGATAGCCGTAGTGCCGAGCAATGGTATGCCAGCGCCATCGCCTACGATAAAGCTGCTGCTATAAACATTTATTATTATGCAGAAGCCTTGCTGCAGAATAAGAAGTTGAAAGAGGCAAAGGTTCAGTACCAGGCTTATTTTGCGCAGGTGAATGATCCAGAGCGTTTGAAGTTTAAACTAGCCACCTGCGACTCAGCTGAAAAATGGATGACGGTACCGGTAAAAGGGTTTGCCCTTAAATTGGAGAAAGGGCTAAGTACGGTATACAGTGATTGGGGTGCCACTACTTATGGTAAAAACGACATTGTATTTACGAGTGACAGGGTCAGCGGTTACGAAGGTTTAAAGGAAATTGACAAACGGACAGGTAATAGTTACCTGAAACTTTACCTGGTGAAAAACGATAGTATTGCTCTACTTCCCTTAAGGACAAAAGATAGCAGAGTGTTTAATGGCGACTATCATGTTGGCCCGGCTGTGTTTAATAACAATGCTGATACATCATGGATAACCATTACAACAACTGTAGCAGCAGGCAAATTGGCTGTGGATAAACGGCCGCGTAAGAGCTCTCAACGGCTTTATACACGCAGGCTGCAGTTGATCATGGCTACAAAAAGCAACGGCGTTTGGGGCAGGTTTAAAGCCTTTGCATATAATAACGTGAGTTCCTATTCTGTGGGCCATGCCGCTTTGTCTCCCAATGGTAACCTATTGTACTTTACCTCTGATATGCCCGGTGGCGAGGGTGGGACAGACATTTGGTTTTGCGAAAAGCAGGCCGACGGTAGTTGGGGTAAGCCAATAAACTGCGGTAAAGCCATTAATACAAGGTATGATGAGGCGTTTCCTGTTGTAAAAGGCTCAGATACACTAACGTTTGCTTCCAAAGGTTTGCCGGGTATGGGCGGGTTTGATATATTCTTTTCTAAAGGAGAAATGGCTGATTGGGACACTCCACATAATTACAGGTATCCGGTGAACAGCACTTCTGACGATTTCTACCTGCTTACACACAATGGTTCTGAAGGGTACTTATCTTCCAATCGTAAAGGTGGTATGGGCAGCGATGATATTTATAGCTTTAACTATAATGTGCCTTCGCTGGTAACTGCTGCTAAACCAATACCAGATGAAGCAAGAGGTATCGACTCGAAGCCTCCCCAAGCCATAAATGTTGTTATTTATTATGACCTTGATAAAGCAAACATTCGTGCGGATGCCGCAGCTCAGCTTGACAAGCTTGCCGAAGTACTTAAACGCTTTGCCACACTTAAAATAAAGCTAGCTGCTTATACAGATGCCCGTGCATCTGCCGGCTACAATATCAACTTGTCGAGGAGCAGGGCGCTTGCGGCTTTGGAATACCTGGCTTCGAAAGGAATAGATCGTGAAAGGATGCGTGCTAGTTGGAATGGCGAAGAAAACCTGGTGAACAACTGCCCTGATGGCGTGGTTTGTCCGGAAACAGCCCAGCAACTTAACCGGCGTACAGAAATTAGTATCGACAATAAATGA
- a CDS encoding M28 family metallopeptidase: MKLRLLLLLLIITNVALAQDVKFARQMVDTLTSRYFWGRGYTNNGMSKAADFLVAQLKTYGVKLMDGISYKQDFSYPVNTFPGKMEVAINGIQLLPGKDFIVGPGSRGVKGQGKLVQTDSTHFVDQENRIIVSLESKLTFSVEQQAADFTLIQLDKSLQKSIPVDIKADIESKLISNFKTANICGVVKGTAKPDSVIVFTAHYDHLGGMGDKTFFPGANDNASGVTQVLSLAKYYAAHPQPYTIAFIFFAGEEAGLLGSKHFTEHPLLDLNQIRFLVNLDLEGTGVDGITVVNASVFPKEFALLKQVNEKGNYLVKVNSRGKAANSDHYFFSEKGVPAFFMYTLGGIKAYHDIYDVSSTLPMNEYEDIFHLLVNFTGGLMGKPGK, translated from the coding sequence ATGAAACTTAGGCTACTGCTATTACTCCTTATCATAACTAACGTTGCCCTGGCGCAGGATGTTAAATTTGCCCGCCAAATGGTGGATACGCTTACATCCCGATACTTTTGGGGCAGAGGATATACCAACAATGGCATGAGCAAGGCTGCTGATTTCCTTGTTGCACAACTCAAAACATATGGCGTTAAGCTAATGGACGGCATAAGCTATAAGCAGGACTTCTCCTATCCGGTAAATACTTTTCCAGGTAAAATGGAAGTAGCTATAAACGGTATACAACTGTTGCCAGGCAAAGACTTTATTGTTGGCCCGGGTAGTCGGGGTGTAAAGGGTCAAGGCAAACTAGTACAAACAGATAGTACCCATTTTGTTGACCAGGAAAACCGGATAATTGTATCGCTGGAAAGCAAACTCACCTTTTCTGTTGAACAACAGGCAGCTGATTTTACCTTGATACAATTGGACAAAAGTTTGCAAAAGAGTATTCCGGTTGATATCAAGGCTGATATTGAAAGTAAGCTCATATCCAATTTTAAGACGGCTAATATCTGCGGGGTTGTTAAAGGAACGGCTAAGCCAGATTCTGTAATTGTTTTTACTGCACATTACGATCACTTGGGTGGCATGGGCGATAAAACCTTTTTTCCCGGAGCCAATGACAATGCCAGCGGAGTAACGCAGGTGTTAAGTTTAGCCAAATACTACGCTGCTCATCCGCAGCCTTACACAATTGCATTCATCTTTTTCGCAGGAGAAGAAGCTGGGTTGCTCGGCTCCAAGCATTTCACAGAGCACCCGCTTTTAGACTTGAATCAGATCAGATTTCTTGTTAACCTTGACCTGGAAGGTACCGGTGTAGACGGTATAACCGTTGTTAACGCTTCTGTATTCCCTAAGGAATTTGCCTTGTTAAAACAAGTAAATGAAAAGGGAAATTACCTGGTTAAAGTAAACTCACGCGGCAAAGCGGCTAATAGCGATCATTATTTCTTTTCAGAGAAAGGGGTACCTGCATTCTTTATGTATACCCTTGGCGGCATAAAAGCTTACCACGATATTTATGACGTAAGCTCAACCTTACCTATGAATGAATACGAAGACATATTTCATTTGTTGGTTAACTTTACTGGCGGATTGATGGGGAAGCCGGGTAAGTAA
- a CDS encoding OmpA family protein — MAHLEVKPKSSSPWWLWLLITLIALALVFFLVKGCGSKNSTNGSDSTATSTDTTSSSAQPVAATEPDWNSVDFNSPKTSDPDITDSDIAVSGNDKYTIYSLGENILFGTDKNQLEGSAESKLKQIATSINKRFKGATIGVYGNTDSTGDAGHNKQLGADRANAVKDWLLKSGGIDAGKVSVHSLGETKPVASNATASGREQNRNVEIVAFPDSTGTK, encoded by the coding sequence ATGGCACATTTAGAAGTAAAACCAAAATCATCCAGTCCGTGGTGGCTTTGGCTCCTGATCACTCTTATTGCTTTAGCTCTGGTGTTCTTTTTAGTAAAAGGATGCGGTTCTAAAAATTCAACAAACGGCAGCGATTCTACCGCGACATCAACTGACACAACCTCTTCATCTGCCCAGCCGGTTGCGGCCACCGAACCTGATTGGAACAGCGTGGACTTTAATTCACCCAAAACTTCTGATCCGGATATAACCGATAGTGACATCGCTGTCAGTGGTAACGATAAGTACACAATTTATAGTCTTGGTGAAAACATCCTTTTTGGAACTGACAAGAATCAGCTGGAAGGAAGTGCTGAAAGCAAGTTAAAGCAAATTGCAACATCTATAAACAAACGTTTTAAAGGTGCAACAATCGGCGTATATGGCAATACTGATTCTACGGGTGATGCCGGCCACAACAAGCAACTGGGTGCCGATCGTGCCAACGCGGTAAAAGACTGGCTTCTTAAAAGCGGTGGTATAGATGCAGGCAAGGTGTCGGTTCATTCGCTTGGCGAAACTAAGCCGGTAGCCAGCAATGCAACTGCAAGCGGCAGAGAGCAGAACCGTAATGTAGAGATAGTAGCATTTCCAGATAGTACAGGTACTAAATAA
- a CDS encoding PRC-barrel domain-containing protein: MAFEENEYKNNHLQELSDSDFEIVDGEPDITGWEVINEQGEKIGDVDDLLFDPESRKVRYLVVDLEDNELDLDTDKKVLIPIGVADLHQDDDDEVSDVDNSTDVNGDYRDNTSSETSEQVYDRTDDDDDDDEEEEYDEEIVVIPNISIQQLSELPAYEKGNVTTETELAIRGIFDTSHTSDTLYQREGFYDHTHFDEDKFYNRNSPPLTDDESVAENEMPSTWIMERNVGDEPVDDVIIVKDEQDTPENLTDNTGSQAYPVDEDDEIERERLRNIDQDRRNNL, encoded by the coding sequence ATGGCATTCGAAGAAAATGAATATAAGAACAATCACCTGCAGGAGTTGAGTGATAGTGATTTTGAAATTGTTGATGGCGAGCCGGATATAACCGGCTGGGAAGTTATTAACGAACAAGGAGAAAAGATTGGCGATGTTGATGATCTGCTATTTGATCCTGAATCGCGCAAGGTGCGCTACCTGGTAGTTGATCTTGAAGATAATGAGCTGGATTTAGATACCGACAAAAAGGTGTTAATACCAATTGGCGTAGCAGACTTACATCAGGACGATGATGATGAGGTAAGCGATGTCGATAATTCAACCGACGTTAACGGCGACTACCGTGATAACACTTCTTCTGAAACAAGTGAGCAGGTATATGATCGTACTGACGACGACGATGATGATGACGAGGAAGAAGAATATGATGAGGAAATAGTGGTTATACCTAACATCAGCATACAACAGTTGAGTGAGTTACCTGCTTATGAGAAGGGAAATGTAACCACCGAAACAGAGCTGGCAATCAGGGGTATTTTTGATACCAGCCATACCTCAGATACCTTATACCAGCGGGAAGGTTTTTACGACCATACCCATTTTGATGAGGATAAATTCTATAACCGCAACAGTCCGCCACTTACAGATGATGAATCTGTTGCAGAAAATGAAATGCCAAGCACCTGGATAATGGAACGTAATGTTGGTGATGAACCGGTTGACGATGTTATTATAGTTAAAGATGAGCAGGATACGCCTGAAAACCTGACTGATAATACAGGAAGCCAGGCTTACCCGGTTGATGAGGATGATGAGATTGAGCGCGAGCGTTTGAGAAACATCGATCAGGACAGAAGGAACAACTTGTAA